In Rhinopithecus roxellana isolate Shanxi Qingling chromosome 16, ASM756505v1, whole genome shotgun sequence, a single genomic region encodes these proteins:
- the FXN gene encoding frataxin, mitochondrial isoform X2 — protein sequence MSSNLHGLSQIWNVKKQSVYLMNLRKSGTLGHPGSLDDTTYERLAEETLDSLAEFFEDLADKPYTFEDYDVSFGSGVLTVKLGGDLGTYVINKQTPNKQIWLSSPSSFRQIQRGHRRVGVRGREAEKRFLTTSSQCLCGKWRQDGSSQRGTEASHSLEARTLPNTAVPLQALTTRAALTTPGLLPTQTAGSGGAGPWTSRSCLGRSRLEHRSAV from the exons AGTTCGAACCTCCATGGCCTCAGCCAGATTTGGAATGTCAAAAAGCAGAGTGTCTATTTGATGAATTTGAGGAAATCGGGAACTTTGGGCCACCCAGG CTCTCTAGATGACACCACCTATGAAAGACTAGCAGAGGAAACGCTGGACTCTTTAGCAGAGTTTTTTGAAGACCTTGCAGACAAGCCATACACCTTTGAGGACTATGATGTTTCCTTTGGG AGTGGTGTCTTAACTGTTAAACTGGGTGGAGATCTAGGAACCTACGTGATCAACAAGCAGACGCCAAACAAGCAAATCTGGTTATCTTCTCCATCCAG TTTCCGGCAGATCCAGAGAGGCCACCGCCGCGTAGGAGTCaggggaagggaggcagagaagcGTTTCCTGACGACAAGCTCTCAGTGCCTCTGTGGGAAGTGGCGGCAAGATGGCAGCTCCCAGCGGGGGACAGAAGCCAGTCACTCGCTGGAGGCCAGGACGCTGCCTAACACAGCCGTCCCGCTCCAGGCCCTCACTACCAGGGCGGCTCTCACCACTCCCGGCCTGCTGCCCACACAGACTGCGGGGTCTGGGGGAGCAGGACCCTGGACGTCCCGCTCCTGTCTTGGAAGGAGCAGGCTGGAGCACAGGAGCGCCGTGTAG